Genomic segment of Plasmodium vinckei vinckei genome assembly, chromosome: PVVCY_10:
TAGATATTcatgcataaatatatattgtatgcatatactTTATTAATCTGAAAACACCCTTTCAATGTTTATTTcaattttgataatattctTCCATTGTGTGCTAACTGGGAAGgataaatacaattttagtgaacttttatttttggttACACAAAATTTAGTATTATCTTGCTTTCAAttatacacacatatacTATACATTTATACAATTCTTATAATAAGTAgtacattattatataaaaaaacaataattataaatagtaaaaattatatattaatataaaaatgtgataTATTTAGAAGTCTAAAAGAAAagtgaaaatttttttttaatatagttAAATTACATAAGGTTGCCAAAAGTACACttgcatataattttgcAAAATGCATGtgtatgaaaattttaattacattgtcttaaaatttttaagtgAAATAATGCATAAGTACAAAGGcgaatatataatacaataaCATTTGATTCAAAATGATTGATTTTGTGTATACATAAATTGGATATATAATGTACGTATTTAATTGCATTGttagtataatatattgtaaacgactttatttcaaaaatcGAATAGAAAATGTACTTGcgtatgaaaataaaatgccTGGATTCTATGCTAAGTACACATATGCCATcgtataattaaaaaaatgaaacccttagtattttcatttacgggaaattataaactactaatttaattttatatttttatatgcttaATAATGTTACAATGTTAGTAAAGAATTTTAtcttatatgtataaaataaaagttgatgttaaaaaaaagaaaagaaaaatacaTAACTTTTCGTTTAAAAGTTTCATAAAAATCCAAAACTATTGAacaataaatgaaaaaaaaaaataaatttgtacttaaaaaaaataaaaaaacatagcATATGATACAAACATACTTCATTCtcatatgcatacatacacatatatatgtacacaatattatattgaaatttcaaaaacatatttatgaaaatgtaAGCGGCAAACTAACAACACAATTATATggatttatattattttgcttTGATTTCGCTTTTGgagtatttaaaaaaaaaatgatggtcgtgaataaaattttaactGAAAAAGTGTAACttattctttaaaaaattaattatgaggaaaaaacaaaatccCACAAATATGGCATGCAcgcatatgtataaatgtACATATGCATGCGCCTATAGATACATAGTGTATAtgctttttatttacaacaaaaataataaaaattaacttATAAACATTCTAAAAATAGCAATATGCTAAACATTTCCTAAGCATGTCTGAAAAACTGacgtaaatatttttttaatctcTGATGTAGCATGTACAAATGGGTATTCCCAAATTTTGaatctataaaaaaaaaaatattatattaatatgtaaACAAGGTGTAATTTAGTGTAAACATTATACCCATGCACATATATAAGTATCTCTTTATGTttgtgtaaaaaataaatattttcttactttttatttttgattaaTTCAATAAATGTAATTAATAATCCCCATGGATGTGGCCTATGAGCCAAAATTCTTTCCAGTAAAACCCGAATTATTTGTTCTTTAATAACGATATCAGttgaatatgaaaataaaaacaaaatgaggCATGAAAAGTAATGGGTGTGCGAATTAGGATATCTAATATGATTAACTATattcaataataataagtaTCTTCCTTCCATATCtaattcttttaataaaaacaaaaataatgtataagcaagattttttttgataatagtAATTTCTATTGTTCCATCATTATCTtctctattattattgttcaCAACACtgtcaatattatttacacaATTTTGTTCTAACGATTTagtatttgttttatcacAATTTGAGGatgataaattttcattttctgaTTTATTTTCCTGCATAAGatctacatatttattcggcaaattattattttgttctcCATTTCTTTGGTTTTCTTgatttgtttgtttttcatctgcttcttttatttcttttcgTTTTATAATCTCTCCTTGAGAAtttaatacaattttttggATAATATCTCGATCGCTTGAAAtggttttattttcttccttTGTGTTATTAGATATATCAGTTTTTGTCTTAATTAAAAGTATAGGATCCGAATTGCTGTTAAAACTGAAGAGGTTATTTGCCTTAGCATTGCAAATAAACGCGCccacatataatattagtGAATTCATAAGATCCATATCATATTTAACAAAATGTTgataaattttcttttttggcagatataatttttttttaatttgtaaaagtaatgagtatttttttttattaaaatagtCATCAATTAattgtttaaaattatttttaaataatggaaaaatgatatttgTTAAGATTTTAGGAACCAATTTAATTTCTTGTAATAAAtccattttaatatttggCATGAATGGGTCAggtaattttatatttcttgGAAATGCTGAAAGGACTATATTTCTTAATTGAATACAATTAATTGGAAATAAACTACAAAATGTTACATAATAACTACATAAAAATTCTGGAAAGTCGTGGAGCAATACTAAAAGTATTCTTACTGTccctatatataatgattcAATGGCTTTAGATATTTGTAATTTCTTTAagcaatattttaaaaatgtaaaaagtGCAACTAATagatttttgtatatttccCATCCACatatatttgataataaaattggcATAAAATGTTTAGATGATATTAGTTCTAACCatgaaaaggaaaatgATGGAACTCGTATAGGAgataatatagaaaagCAATTCgaaaaacaatttaaatatatgagtTTATCATTTGATTGGATTGTAGAAACATTTGACATTGTAAACGCTTCATTTATGTCATTTAATAAACAGTGTAGTAATCTAAAATAAGGTCTTTgattaaattttcttttttcaatttcacATCTTTTATGTATAATCCTACATAAGGAATTCAAAACTTTTTGTAAAACATTAATTGGTGATATGCCTTTTATATCTTCAACTAACTGTAGAATAATTACAATCATTTTAGACCAAGCatcaatataattataatttaataattcactactattttttaattctttcatttcattattattttttaaagtttCAGTTTTGTTATTATCTAATTGAGATACATTATTTGTCTCacaattttcattttggcTTTCTTCAccttttttctttcccTTTTTAGCATTTTCCTTTTCGGTTTGATGTGATTTCTGGATTGATTCATTTTTCATTGTTAACTCATCTTTGATAACATCATCTTTTTGTAAGTTGTATAGAGCTATATTTACCGATATATTAATAGTGTgtgtaaaaaaacaatCAGTCATTTTATCCatgtttaaaaattcaaattttattaatttttgtatatattttatgcattTCGATTTATGCTGCTGTTTCATAATGCCAGGGATATTGGTAGGTGTGCTaactttaaaaatgtttaaataatttttatatataaaataccaCTCAGCAAATAAACACGCAATTATCATTCccttttctttatttatatttggaGGTGATGGCAAATATTTGCATTTAATTGGCTtatcattaaatatatctgTAATGTAATAtgtctttttatttatgtaattttcatttgtattcgatttttttgtatttataaaattatttagcAAGTTATTTTTCTCTGCGACtggtatttttatatcgATTTCTTTAGTTGTTTCTAAACTTGTAGATTTATGTTCAACCGATATAGTACTTATATTTGATGCACTAGAAGAATTGGAATATGATGAGTACGACGATTCGCTATCATAAGTTTCATCTGtgtatgcatttttttttgaattatgtTTTGAGTCTAAAGCAATGGAACAATCTGATAATGATGAATTTTCGGATGAACTTTGAGATTTTTCCgatttatttgaatatagAGAAGTATATGTTACATCCGAATCTGTTTCCAGCGAATTATATccttcttctttttctttataaatattagaTTGCTTGTTTGCATAATATTCAGAAATAGtggtattattattacattgTTCATTGTTGAAAGTATTGGGggtatgtttttttattcctttttcttcattggtatttatttttataatttctttttccaATATATCTTCCGtactaaaatttttattattttcataattcaACTTTTCTAACAAAAACACAACATATTCATCTATATTAGTATGATCACATTGTGTATTTGTATCGTTTTGTAGTTCAGCACataaatcatttttctttttaatttctttatcaccatcttcatcttttttaatagtatttttctccattttttgattattaattttagtTAATTCCTTTGCTTTTGATTCGCCTAAATATTCCGTAACAGTCCTTAATACTTTGATAGTTTCttgtgttttattttttctaatttttttaatttctttaattATCTGCTTGGCCTTTTTCCTTATAGTAATTAatagattttttttatccttATTAATATCCTCATTGTTATTggataataaattataaattttggGAATCTGCTTAATCgtcttttttaaatcatcataatttatatacttcTTTTCAATTaccataaaataaattaattcagtacaaaatttaatagCATTGGTATTGtttaaattgtttaaatgatttttcagatttttatctaaacgcttcaaattaataatattatatctaataaaataagaaatgctgtttatattttggtAAGGCGAACTTAATATATAGGAAGTAAttaattgttttaattCTCGATTTTTTATGCACATTATTTCGAGTATGCATAATTGAATTTCTATAAGAATATCAGTTTCATTATATGTTGCATTCATATGATTAgtgctatttttattgttttttgtGTCACTATTATTACTTGAAAATGTATCACGCCCTTGGTCATgaaatacttttttttcttccttCACACTtgtaatattattgtttattatatatttcttttttagcATTTCTTGtatgtatttatacaattttgttcctataattttatatgtatcaCTTTTGTTTTCCGAGTtttcacatatataaataataattttgcaTAGTTCAAATATTTCATGGTTAGTTGATAAGGaggtaataaataaaagtgcTGTTATATCtgtgtaaatatttttttcaaattttaaaaatggtgtttttatattacaaTAACCATTAAATGTATTGGGTGTCGGTATAATAGGAGGGAAAGTaatcaaatatttaatataatccttaatattaataatacaaaattcGAAAAgagatataatattttttgtattcattttttctttattttcttttaaaaatatttctgaaataaaaaataaatatttttttttgcacaATAAGTCGatgttattaatttttttcaaacccatatttattttgtctaTACAATCTGAGGAAATCGGTGTGAGCATTTtagaattattaatttgttctccatcaatataataattgttaCTGAAATCGTtgttatcattttcattttcctttttttttttttctgaatCTTTGTTTACcctcattattatatttctaGTGGTATcgtaattatttaaagcATCACTTTTAACTGGTATAGTATTATGTTCGCTATTTATATTCCCATTTAATGAGAAAGAATcccttttaatattattcatataagGGGGAATAGGAGATGAGGTAcctatattaaaataagcaaaattattaccattattattaggattataatatatagtattaatagagttatttttataattaatatttttgatatattccacaaaattgttatttatacaatttgggaaattattttctttattattaataggaatattattatgattgtaatttatattatactcATTAAATTGATCATGCATAAACATAcagtttatattattatgattatttatattggtgttaatattaatagGTAACTTACTTTCAAAGTTAGGATTTATTCCACTATTGCCAATGTGGGGAAAGGAATGTTCACTATCATTATTAGACGGGTgcatatttccattttttaagtcTTCTATATTTTGAGCAGTTTGGAAAATTGTGCTAGTAGACATTTTTGGTAAGTGATGGGCATaactattttcatatttttggTTGGAGTTTTgagaatataaattttcagGGTTTTCCGAAAAATGATTTGCACCGTTTTCAATATAATTCCGCGAGTAATTTCCCGAATAGTTTGGTGGACATTGGTCGCCATAAGTATAAAGACCAGAATTGCcatcattattaataagTTGCATGTTCACATACCTATTATTcgtattaaaattattatcagaattattacaattatatttgttagttgaatttttatatatataatgacaATTAGAAGAGTAATATAAGTTTAGAttgttcatataattagcattattatttatagcGATATTTGTAATGTCGCTAGTAGGAATTTTAGCAGTGTCACCATCAGCGCTACTGCTAAGGTTATTTAGATTTACATTATTCATAGtattactatttataatatttaaattatttatattgctATTCAAATTACCTAAGTgaaaatttacattttctttAGAGTTATTATTCTTACAAGGGATAAACTTAACTCCTTCGTTGTTTTTGTAACCGACATTTGATGCACCTTTCTGTTgatgcatattattatttccacCATCCTTAGCTCCTGCAATATTACTGTTAATATCTTCTTCTATTATGCCTTTTTCGTTATAATATGATTCCTCTGAAtatctgttttttttcatttcattATCGCATTTAGAATCTTCTTGTCTATTGTGATTGTTTAAGGTTTCCTTGTTGTATTCATTTTCTGACAATTTGTAATCTCCATGTTTTGAATTCCTTCCATCTAATGTATGTGGCATaattccatattttttgttattataaaaattatttgtgtTAGCATCATCATtgatcatatttttttggtttTTTCCATTTCGGTTAATTGTGTTACCATCATTTGGAATTCTTTCTTGTTCATGAGCATTATTAGTCactgaaaataatttttgttgcaaacttttaacattttttaaattcataaaatttttatatacttgGATGTGCTTTAAAGTTATATTATGGgcctttaaaaaaacaggTAAAGTgttgtaatatttatttgttgtgttctcttttatatttaatttatgtatacGTGCATATTTTCTAGATGCATAAACGGGTTTCATAATTTCTTCGATTTCTATTGATGATTTTTCAATAGCTATTTGttcaattattaaatatattaaatttatattatcgttaatcaaaatttttatcatatcaTCTACAGCAAGTGAGTTATTTCTTTCAGGAATATTTTGTTCAAAAGCATTTCTTAAATTTTGTActaatacatttttcaaGGGTTTTTTACATGAAACTAAAGCAAGAGAAGAAGTTATACTTGTTGCCATTAATAGTGATgctttttgtataattgcctccttttgttcatttaaaaaatcctTTTTTACTAATTCTCTAGTTGTTATACATCCTATTAAAACAAATCTATCAACAATTGAAGATACAATTTCTTTAATAGCCGAATCAAATGCTAAGTATATTAATGccttatatttaaaatttaattttagtATTGAAATGGAGGGTGATaaaactatatttttttttaaaatattcgaTATCTCGtcaaatataattacattAGCTTTGTTGGTATTGTTATTACTGAcgctattatttatattgttattaGTTGTGTTATCTTTATAGGAGATATTTGCTTGGTTTTCCATATTCATATCTACTCCAGGATAAGTAGAATAAGCAGGATCCATCATGTTATGGTTATTGTTTCCTGTAATAAGCCCATcattcaaattatttttgttagtACTATTAGAACCGTGCATAATGTTATTGTTCATATAATCAgccattttcattttatctACATTATTTGGTAACatgctttttattttcatgttATTTATCAATTGAGAAGAAAAAGAATCTcttttactattattatcatatatttcagGTTTGATTCCAACATTTCCATCCTTTATATCTGAACTTTTAAATTGTTGATGCTCaagtttattattgtttaataaaagtttatttttatttagagCATAACTTGGATTTTGAGAGGAATTATCTTTAAATTCTAATTCACCcattttctcttttttcttAGCATTGTATTTTAAATCTTTCATAAGaatatcatcattatttccattattGTTCAtgttgttcatatttttgtttccTATATGTTCACCATTCATTGAGTGCATatattccatatttttattatacatattattatatagatcattttcatttgtatACATATCCATGTTATTTCCAAACATTGGGTTATAGTTTTGTTGTtcattattcatataattgtaCATTGACATTGTATGAGAATCTTTTCCAATACTATTGACTTTACCAATATTAGTGCCAGTTAAGTTTCTTTGTGaggtattattttttaaaacgaTTTCGCTCGTCATGCTACTTTTATAAATCTGTTTATTGTAAGTAAGGTTgttatccatatttttgaaatttttcGATAATGATTGAACTAGATTTGAATCTTCATAAGTGTTCTTATTACTAGTACTAACATCACTATCAGTAATATTAGTTCCATCGTTAAGCATTACAAAATCAcctaataaattaaaaacaaaattatatgcattattattatttaaaacattgAGGTTGCTCATTTGAGCTAAATTATTCACCATATGCAtgttattttcaatatttatacaaaattgttttttcgtattatcattttttttacctttATTTAATAGATTTGCGCTAAGATGCTTCCTATTGTATATGTCGTTAGTATTAGTATTACTAGTTGCTGAAATGGCTGCTGTAGATGTTGCTTCTGATCCCATAATAGGTCCACTATGTGTGTTCATCATGTTATTATATCTTAAATCTTTGTTAATCATATAGTTAGCTGATGCTGCATCTCCTAATCCTATTGGTCTATTTGCtctattatcattattgttatttataaaattatcatttgGATAAAAGTTTGTACCGACACTATAGGTTTTGTTATACATATGACGAATTTCACTGGTATTAGCAAAATGTCGACCCCCATTGTCATTTACATATCCCATATTACCATTAGTATTAACattgttttcattataattatttctcACAAACAAATCATTTGAATTGATTGGCATATTTCtgcatttaataatattgcatttgttataataatcaaatacattaatttttaaataattgaataaaatttcgatttcaaaaataagaaTTGTTTTTAGTGATTGAGCTTCATGTAATTCTcctaataaatttaatattccCATTGTCCATGGATTGGGAggtttaaatattttagaattttttatactctCTAAAATTTTACAAACAGCTGGGAAAGTAACTATTAAATATCCATTAtcatatgaatataaaattaattgtttaatattcatatattttgatattaaTGGTTTATTTCTACCAATGGTTATTATTCCTATCCATGCTcccaaattttttaataataatctaTATGTTGATGAATCTTTTGTTAtttcaataaaatttaataatgtattaaatatatcacaagataattgtataatatagtcaaatattttatctatatttattgcaTTTAAAagatgtaaatatattagcaTATCTTCagatgtttttttttttataacaatttttaataaattaaaaaaaaatatatctctTCTTATCATTACATCATCTTCAATTTTTACTTCTTCATATCTATCATTAATTcctgttatatatttactattattattttcatcatttccTTCATCATCACTATCCTCgccattttcatttaaatattcatatgtACTGCTTCCACTATGACACGAAACATATTCATttctttcattattttctatattatcattttccaCATTTTCACTAGTAttgtttaatttatttatattttcatttatattattgtcTACTGGTTTTTGTTCTTGGCAATTTTCTATTtccttattatatataccatctattttattttcttcatataATGCATCCTctcttttaatattttcaagtGAATTTCCATTTTGAGTTTCTCCCTTttcatcatcattattattattgctaATTGTTTCATTCTtcttattttctatattttcttcttttccCTTTTTGTTATTTCCACCTACATCATCATCCTTAGTACATCCTGAATTAGGGTCCTTTTCCGAATCAAAATCTTTCATTACTGATTGGTCATTATCAgtgctatttttatttgccaTTTCATTAGATTCTTTAGAAGTATCTTCACTAATTGCTAATGGTTCATTGGTGTTTgtgctatttttttcattttttttgttttttgattttttttcgttttgtTCGATTTCGTTGCTTTTGTTCacttcattattattaccttcccctttatttccttttaaaTCTGAGTTAGTAGTTGCACctgttttttctttcttatCATCTAAAGTATCTTCGGTATTTTTGTCATCACTTTCTTTTACTGTCTCTTCACCCTTTATTTTAGTATCTTCACTTTTGGTATCATTACTTATTTTAGCGTTAGAAGTTTTGCTTGcttcctttttatttttttccgtTTCATGTTTTTCTTGTTTGTTAGTCTTCTTTTTGttcaatattaattttttcagtTGCTTGCCTTTTCCTTTGATATTATCCGGATTGATATCTTTCAAAACAGCGgctaattttttcataaaccTTTTAGTAATCGTTTTTTCTATTAGATGTTTTTTATCAgcaaatatttcattaaaagCAATGtttaacaaatttaatgTATTAGCctcattataatttaaactATCTTCTAAATTTggatttatttgatttttattatcatttttttccgctattatattcatattaattttattatttattacatcattttttattatattatctttattatagagccaataattttttaatgtgttattaaaattgttattattttcagacttatttaattcatGCATATCCATTTTTGCATAAccattttgaaataaattttcttcttcataTTTCTCATCAATAGTTCTATTTATAAAAGGCAAACtgtttttcttatattcaataaatttatttatatttccattattatttaagtacattttttcttcatgtTCTGGATAGTATGAAGCATTTGGATTTTGTATAggattattgttattattataatactgataatattcttttatattatttatatctgaattatttttaatattattcattGGGTATATCATAGGTTCatgtaaattattattatcattattattgtaaatGTTTccattgtatatattattatatgtattagcACCATGTGAATTAATATTGgcattcatatttttattatttttattactattgtCAATAATGATATCTGTatcatgttttttattattgatatttgaaaaatctTCAGACGAAATTCCATAATATGTCATAAAGTTATTATGAATATCACATTCCATATTgtttatcatattattcatatcatttaaatcttttaatccatttatattatttatattatgcattacattcatattattaaaaacttttacatcaaaattatttccattaaAATGATTCATTTCTTCATTcatatgaattatattatcattgttATCATAAGTTTCCATGGGATTTATaagcattttatt
This window contains:
- a CDS encoding NOT family protein, putative, whose translation is MRMDYHDKRNYFTSIKQHFSFIKKKNNANVNASNENINKSLSDCDNSTKTGNEYYEEDINKIENSDTLININDKTATGDNKHTSDDLRASTNSNKSVNSNTDDWLVDNNSASSNSNNNNIHNNDNNNSVNKIHKNVGGHVKNTDDKNQYSSDNSNILNANTHENNSSRNNGDHLNKNVMGSSDSTNVNNENNEFNTPENQTSIQKNMKNKNNDIKNGAINMEQNDKNHNYDNQYFIKNEDTEFRNTDKLQKQNMVKANSYIKNNQGKQPPADSNNEDQRDSKNNSNNNFDNFSDNNNVDNSDHINDSNNNEKGLKTHLESTKCDNHENKDPLFCEGEKQQLNNSKEDTYLKQHDNNNNKSNNISNNYNNKGSNKGGGKRSSTGGNPSNNQNDNNKNSNNNSGSNGGDGNNNNNNNNNNKDDNKDNNNDDDENKGSGKNNKGNEKGKNRNNKNNKNNKNNNKNSGKNGHKNSHLDRNSDEKAKENTMIRGDKKKKNSSGNNSGNNSNNNTKDLVNLKIGSNMRNNTNNLSRENLNKIANNNNSLYNNNNMHMEMYENNNEACINNGVGKTNVGMNFNGMSIKKMNELCNNMNNKMLINPMETYDNNDNIIHMNEEMNHFNGNNFDVKVFNNMNVMHNINNINGLKDLNDMNNMINNMECDIHNNFMTYYGISSEDFSNINNKKHDTDIIIDNSNKNNKNMNANINSHGANTYNNIYNGNIYNNNDNNNLHEPMIYPMNNIKNNSDINNIKEYYQYYNNNNNPIQNPNASYYPEHEEKMYLNNNGNINKFIEYKKNSLPFINRTIDEKYEEENLFQNGYAKMDMHELNKSENNNNFNNTLKNYWLYNKDNIIKNDVINNKINMNIIAEKNDNKNQINPNLEDSLNYNEANTLNLLNIAFNEIFADKKHLIEKTITKRFMKKLAAVLKDINPDNIKGKGKQLKKLILNKKKTNKQEKHETEKNKKEASKTSNAKISNDTKSEDTKIKGEETVKESDDKNTEDTLDDKKEKTGATTNSDLKGNKGEGNNNEVNKSNEIEQNEKKSKNKKNEKNSTNTNEPLAISEDTSKESNEMANKNSTDNDQSVMKDFDSEKDPNSGCTKDDDVGGNNKKGKEENIENKKNETISNNNNDDEKGETQNGNSLENIKREDALYEENKIDGIYNKEIENCQEQKPVDNNINENINKLNNTSENVENDNIENNERNEYVSCHSGSSTYEYLNENGEDSDDEGNDENNNSKYITGINDRYEEVKIEDDVMIRRDIFFFNLLKIVIKKKTSEDMLIYLHLLNAINIDKIFDYIIQLSCDIFNTLLNFIEITKDSSTYRLLLKNLGAWIGIITIGRNKPLISKYMNIKQLILYSYDNGYLIVTFPAVCKILESIKNSKIFKPPNPWTMGILNLLGELHEAQSLKTILIFEIEILFNYLKINVFDYYNKCNIIKCRNMPINSNDLFVRNNYNENNVNTNGNMGYVNDNGGRHFANTSEIRHMYNKTYSVGTNFYPNDNFINNNNDNRANRPIGLGDAASANYMINKDLRYNNMMNTHSGPIMGSEATSTAAISATSNTNTNDIYNRKHLSANLLNKGKKNDNTKKQFCINIENNMHMVNNLAQMSNLNVLNNNNAYNFVFNLLGDFVMLNDGTNITDSDVSTSNKNTYEDSNLVQSLSKNFKNMDNNLTYNKQIYKSSMTSEIVLKNNTSQRNLTGTNIGKVNSIGKDSHTMSMYNYMNNEQQNYNPMFGNNMDMYTNENDLYNNMYNKNMEYMHSMNGEHIGNKNMNNMNNNGNNDDILMKDLKYNAKKKEKMGELEFKDNSSQNPSYALNKNKLLLNNNKLEHQQFKSSDIKDGNVGIKPEIYDNNSKRDSFSSQLINNMKIKSMLPNNVDKMKMADYMNNNIMHGSNSTNKNNLNDGLITGNNNHNMMDPAYSTYPGVDMNMENQANISYKDNTTNNNINNSVSNNNTNKANVIIFDEISNILKKNIVLSPSISILKLNFKYKALIYLAFDSAIKEIVSSIVDRFVLIGCITTRELVKKDFLNEQKEAIIQKASLLMATSITSSLALVSCKKPLKNVLVQNLRNAFEQNIPERNNSLAVDDMIKILINDNINLIYLIIEQIAIEKSSIEIEEIMKPVYASRKYARIHKLNIKENTTNKYYNTLPVFLKAHNITLKHIQVYKNFMNLKNVKSLQQKLFSVTNNAHEQERIPNDGNTINRNGKNQKNMINDDANTNNFYNNKKYGIMPHTLDGRNSKHGDYKLSENEYNKETLNNHNRQEDSKCDNEMKKNRYSEESYYNEKGIIEEDINSNIAGAKDGGNNNMHQQKGASNVGYKNNEGVKFIPCKNNNSKENVNFHLGNLNSNINNLNIINSNTMNNVNLNNLSSSADGDTAKIPTSDITNIAINNNANYMNNLNLYYSSNCHYIYKNSTNKYNCNNSDNNFNTNNRYVNMQLINNDGNSGLYTYGDQCPPNYSGNYSRNYIENGANHFSENPENLYSQNSNQKYENSYAHHLPKMSTSTIFQTAQNIEDLKNGNMHPSNNDSEHSFPHIGNSGINPNFESKLPININTNINNHNNINCMFMHDQFNEYNINYNHNNIPINNKENNFPNCINNNFVEYIKNINYKNNSINTIYYNPNNNGNNFAYFNIGTSSPIPPYMNNIKRDSFSLNGNINSEHNTIPVKSDALNNYDTTRNIIMRVNKDSEKKKKENENDNNDFSNNYYIDGEQINNSKMLTPISSDCIDKINMGLKKINNIDLLCKKKYLFFISEIFLKENKEKMNTKNIISLFEFCIINIKDYIKYLITFPPIIPTPNTFNGYCNIKTPFLKFEKNIYTDITALLFITSLSTNHEIFELCKIIIYICENSENKSDTYKIIGTKLYKYIQEMLKKKYIINNNITSVKEEKKVFHDQGRDTFSSNNSDTKNNKNSTNHMNATYNETDILIEIQLCILEIMCIKNRELKQLITSYILSSPYQNINSISYFIRYNIINLKRLDKNLKNHLNNLNNTNAIKFCTELIYFMVIEKKYINYDDLKKTIKQIPKIYNLLSNNNEDINKDKKNLLITIRKKAKQIIKEIKKIRKNKTQETIKVLRTVTEYLGESKAKELTKINNQKMEKNTIKKDEDGDKEIKKKNDLCAELQNDTNTQCDHTNIDEYVVFLLEKLNYENNKNFSTEDILEKEIIKINTNEEKGIKKHTPNTFNNEQCNNNTTISEYYANKQSNIYKEKEEGYNSLETDSDVTYTSLYSNKSEKSQSSSENSSLSDCSIALDSKHNSKKNAYTDETYDSESSYSSYSNSSSASNISTISVEHKSTSLETTKEIDIKIPVAEKNNLLNNFINTKKSNTNENYINKKTYYITDIFNDKPIKCKYLPSPPNINKEKGMIIACLFAEWYFIYKNYLNIFKVSTPTNIPGIMKQQHKSKCIKYIQKLIKFEFLNMDKMTDCFFTHTINISVNIALYNLQKDDVIKDELTMKNESIQKSHQTEKENAKKGKKKGEESQNENCETNNVSQLDNNKTETLKNNNEMKELKNSSELLNYNYIDAWSKMIVIILQLVEDIKGISPINVLQKVLNSLCRIIHKRCEIEKRKFNQRPYFRLLHCLLNDINEAFTMSNVSTIQSNDKLIYLNCFSNCFSILSPIRVPSFSFSWLELISSKHFMPILLSNICGWEIYKNLLVALFTFLKYCLKKLQISKAIESLYIGTVRILLVLLHDFPEFLCSYYVTFCSLFPINCIQLRNIVLSAFPRNIKLPDPFMPNIKMDLLQEIKLVPKILTNIIFPLFKNNFKQLIDDYFNKKKYSLLLQIKKKLYLPKKKIYQHFVKYDMDLMNSLILYVGAFICNAKANNLFSFNSNSDPILLIKTKTDISNNTKEENKTISSDRDIIQKIVLNSQGEIIKRKEIKEADEKQTNQENQRNGEQNNNLPNKYVDLMQENKSENENLSSSNCDKTNTKSLEQNCVNNIDSVVNNNNREDNDGTIEITIIKKNLAYTLFLFLLKELDMEGRYLLLLNIVNHIRYPNSHTHYFSCLILFLFSYSTDIVIKEQIIRVLLERILAHRPHPWGLLITFIELIKNKKFKIWEYPFVHATSEIKKIFTSVFQTCLGNV